A genomic stretch from Capricornis sumatraensis isolate serow.1 chromosome 4, serow.2, whole genome shotgun sequence includes:
- the LOC138077600 gene encoding developmental pluripotency-associated protein 3-like, with product MDSSEDNPTWTLDSLKTSISDASQATQVSTQLSEMLATNLSNLTLNPSIKLPYLPEYRSQPTGQLPSEKTPNRRRGVRTLLSERRYRMQKLIESLRLRYAKGVPRSDSQRELQQQEDTEIRSRVRRFQCTCSYCQFKRNPSDDTYENYYNTTYSNYAMESNES from the coding sequence ATGGATTCATCAGAAGATAACCCAACCTGGACCCTAGACTCTCTGAAAACATCCATCAGTGACGCTTCCCAGGCAACGCAGGTTTCCACTCAACTCTCTGAAATGTTAGCAACAAACCTCAGTAACTTGACTCTCAACCCAAGTATCAAGTTGCCGTATCTACCAGAATACCGATCTCAACCGACTGGGCAGTTACCTAGTGAGAAAACACCCAATAGGCGGAGAGGAGTAAGAACGCTGTTGAGTGAGCGGAGATACAGGATGCAAAAGTTGATTGAATCTCTCAGACTTCGCTATGCCAAAGGAGTTCCTCGTTCTGACTCTCAAAGAGAACTACAGCAGCAGGAGGACACTGAGATTCGATCAAGAGTGCGAAGATTCCAGTGTACCTGTAGTTATTGCCAGTTTAAGAGAAATCCTTCTGATGATACTTATGAGAATTATTACAACACAACATACAGTAATTATGCCATGGAATCGAATGAGTCATAA
- the LPCAT3 gene encoding lysophospholipid acyltransferase 5: MASAAEGDMEAELTRGLQWGFQDLSLNKLATSLGASEQALRLIISIFLGYPLALFYRRYLFYKDSYLIHLFHTFTGLSIAYYNFGTQLYHSLLCIVLQFLILRLMGRTITAVLTTFCVQMGYLLAGYYNTATGTYDIKWTMPHCVLTLKLIGLAIDYYDGGKDQKSLTSEQQIYAIRGVPSLLEVAGFSYFYGAFLVGPQFSMNHYMKLVGGELTDVPGKIPNSTIPALRRLALGLVYLVGYTLLSPHITEDYLLSDDYENGSFWFRCMYMLLWGKFVLYKYVTCWLVTEGVCILTGLGFNGFDEYGTAKWDACANMKVWLFETNPRFTGTIASFNINTNAWVSRYFFKRLKFLGNKVLSQGLSLLFLALWHGLHSGYLVCFQMEFLIVIVERQAASLIRDSPVLSRLASITVLQPVYYLVQQTIHWLFMGYSMTAFCLFTWDKWMKVYKSIYFLGHVFFLSLLFILPYVRKVMVPRKEKLKKME, from the exons GTTACCCCTTGGCTTTATTTTATCGGCGTTACCTTTTCTACAAGGACAGCTACCTCATCCACCTTTTCCACACCTTTACGGGCCTCTCAATCGCTTATTATAACTTTG GAACCCAGCTCTACCACTCCCTGCTCTGCATCGTGCTGCAGTTCCTCATCCTCCGGCTGATGGGCCGAACCATCACCGCTGTGCTCACCACCTTCTGCGTCCAGATG GGCTACCTTCTGGCCGGATATTACAACACAGCCACCGGCACCTACGACATCAAGTGGACGATGCCACACTGTGTCCTGACCTTGAAGCTGATCG GTCTGGCTATCGACTACTATGATGGAGGGAAGGATCAG AAATCGCTGACCTCTGAGCAGCAGATATATGCCATACGGGGTGTCCCCTCCCTGCTGGAAGTCGCTGGCTTCTCCTACTTCTATGGAGCCTTCCTGGTGGGGCCCCAGTTCTCCATGAACCACTACATGAAGCTGGTGGGGGGAGAGCTGACCGATGTCCCAGGGAAGATACCAAACAG CACCATACCTGCTCTCCGGCGCCTGGCCCTGGGCCTGGTCTACCTAGTGGGCTACACCTTGCTCAGCCCCCACATCACCGAAGACTATCTCCTCAGCGACGACTACGAA AACGGCAGCTTCTGGTTCCGCTGCATGTACATGCTGCTCTGGGGCAAGTTCGTGCTGTACAAATATGTCACCTGTTGGCTGGTCACG GAAGGCGTGTGCATTCTGACGGGGCTGGGCTTCAATGGCTTCGACGAGTATGGGACCGCCAAGTGGGATGCCTGCGCCAACATGAAGGTGTGGCTCTTTGAAACCAACCCCCGCTTCACGGGCACCATTGCTTCTTTCAACATCAACACCAACGCCTGGGTGTCCCG CTACTTCTTCAAGCGACTCAAGTTCCTCGGAAATAAAGTTCTATCCCAGGGCCTGTCGTTGCTATTCTTGGCGCTCTGGCACGGCCTCCACTCAGGGTACCTGGTCTGCTTCCAGATGGAGTTCCTCATTGTTATTGTAGAGAGACAG GCTGCCAGCTTGATTCGAGACAGCCCGGTCCTGAGCAGGTTGGCCTCCATCACCGTCCTGCAGCCCGTCTACTATCTGGTGCAGCAGACCATCCACTGGCTCTTCATGGGTTACTCGATGACCGCTTTCTGCCTCTTCACGTGGGACAAGTGGATGAAG GTGTACAAGTCCATCTATTTCCTTGGCCACGTCTTCTTCTTGAGTCTACTATTCATATTGCCTTATGTCCGTAAAGTGATGGTGCCGAGgaaagagaagttaaagaaaatgGAGTAA